One genomic window of Deinococcus deserti VCD115 includes the following:
- a CDS encoding FRG domain-containing protein yields the protein MQDIRVNSWTELMEVLHGESWNPALRRFRSPYVFRGQGHDAPLTTSLQRLAGNTRDIERHLVRAFRKYAEANVKTRDLLWYWLSLGQHHGLPTRLLDWTYSPLVALHFATAQEERFDQDGVIWMLNAGQTNQALPQALSDLLRREGASVFTVDMLELLGTQGRDALAFDAEMTWLDRMEAESGQPFLLFLEPPSLDQRIVQQSALFSVLSDPEMTLDVWLSGREGAARRIILPAALKWEVRDKLDGSNITERTLFPDLNGLSQWLRRYYRLRDDGVPSPDEPAPESDRRQQH from the coding sequence TTGCAGGATATCCGGGTCAACTCATGGACCGAGTTGATGGAGGTTCTGCATGGAGAATCCTGGAATCCGGCGCTGAGGCGCTTCCGGTCACCGTATGTCTTCCGTGGTCAGGGGCACGACGCGCCCCTGACCACTTCGCTGCAACGGCTGGCCGGCAACACCCGGGATATCGAGCGGCATCTGGTCCGGGCCTTCCGGAAGTATGCCGAAGCGAATGTGAAGACCCGCGACCTGCTGTGGTACTGGCTGTCGCTGGGCCAGCATCATGGGCTGCCGACCCGGCTGCTGGACTGGACCTATTCTCCCCTGGTGGCTCTGCACTTTGCCACCGCTCAGGAAGAACGCTTCGACCAGGACGGCGTGATCTGGATGCTCAATGCCGGCCAGACCAATCAGGCCCTCCCTCAGGCACTGTCCGACCTGCTGCGCCGCGAGGGCGCCAGCGTGTTTACCGTGGACATGCTTGAACTCCTCGGCACGCAGGGACGGGACGCGCTGGCCTTTGATGCCGAGATGACCTGGCTTGACCGTATGGAGGCCGAATCCGGGCAACCTTTTTTGCTGTTCCTGGAGCCTCCCTCACTCGACCAGAGAATCGTGCAGCAGTCGGCCCTGTTTTCCGTGCTTTCTGACCCAGAAATGACCCTCGACGTCTGGCTTAGCGGGCGCGAAGGCGCGGCCCGGCGGATCATTCTTCCCGCTGCGCTGAAGTGGGAGGTGCGCGACAAGCTCGACGGCTCCAACATCACTGAGCGAACCTTGTTTCCAGATCTTAATGGGCTGAGTCAGTGGCTCCGGCGGTACTACCGACTGCGCGATGACGGAGTCCCTAGTCCTGATGAACCTGCACCAGAATCGGATCGCCGGCAACAGCACTAG
- a CDS encoding DUF6766 family protein: MKKFWSDNALSIVLMIFFFVLWAGQAISGWAVHNQELEELKQRSLSLGEYLLSSHFWSTTTENWESEFLQMAAFVVLTVYLRQRGSAESNPYPEEETKEQREKNRRDSAVRGFWKRNSLTVTLFGLFFISLLLHFVSSMRNFNHERLAQGHDPLPLGEFLKEPTFWFESAQNWQSEFLAVTAIVVLTIFLRQIGSSQSKALDDPNEKTGDS; this comes from the coding sequence TTGAAAAAATTCTGGTCTGATAATGCGCTCAGTATTGTCCTGATGATTTTCTTTTTCGTGTTGTGGGCTGGTCAGGCGATCAGTGGGTGGGCGGTCCATAACCAGGAGCTGGAAGAATTAAAACAGCGGAGCCTGAGCTTGGGCGAATACTTGCTCTCGTCACACTTCTGGTCCACTACCACCGAAAATTGGGAAAGCGAATTTTTACAGATGGCGGCGTTTGTCGTCCTGACGGTCTATCTCAGGCAGCGTGGATCCGCCGAATCCAATCCTTACCCTGAGGAGGAGACTAAAGAACAGCGTGAAAAGAACAGGCGTGACAGTGCCGTTCGCGGCTTCTGGAAACGAAACTCCCTGACAGTGACGCTGTTCGGACTTTTTTTCATATCTTTGCTGCTGCACTTTGTCAGCTCGATGCGCAATTTCAACCACGAGCGTCTGGCACAGGGCCATGATCCACTTCCCCTGGGCGAGTTCCTTAAAGAACCCACCTTCTGGTTTGAATCTGCCCAGAACTGGCAAAGCGAGTTTCTGGCAGTCACCGCCATCGTTGTACTCACCATTTTCCTGCGTCAAATCGGGTCTTCACAGTCCAAGGCTCTGGACGACCCCAATGAGAAAACAGGCGATTCATAA